One Gossypium hirsutum isolate 1008001.06 chromosome A11, Gossypium_hirsutum_v2.1, whole genome shotgun sequence genomic window carries:
- the LOC107924485 gene encoding E3 ubiquitin-protein ligase COP1, with the protein MEEFSTGTDPRVPAVKPDSKPSSFEGVPLEAASAAVSEDAEVDKDLLCPICMQIIKDAFLTSCGHSFCYMCIITHLRNKSDCPCCSQFLTNNQLFPNILLDKLLKKTSARQISKTASPVEQFRQALQQGYEVTIKELDSLLSLLAEKKRKMEQEEAERNMKILLDFLHCLRKQKVDELNEVQTDLQFIKEDINSVERHRMDLYRARDRYSVKLRMVGDDSSTRKPWSSSMDKNNSGIVSSSLNIRGGMPAGNLQNKKIDGKTQLSGHGSQRKDALSGADSQGFNQSGLSVARKKRIHAQFNDLQECYLQKRRQLANQLHIKQEGDKNVIHREGYNAGLADFQSVLSTFTQYSRLRVIAEVRLGDLFHSANIVSSIEFDRDDELFATAGVSRRIKVFDLSMVLNEPADVHCPVVEMSTRSKLSCLSWNKHWKNHIASSDYEGIVTVWDVTTRQSLMEYEEHEKRAWSVDFSRTDPSMLVSGSDDCKVKVWCTKQEASVINIDMKANICCVKYNPGSSDFIAVGSADHHIHYYDLRNISSPLHVFSGHKKAVSYVKFLSENELASASTDSTLRLWDVKENLPLRTFKGHSNEKNFVGLTVNSEYIACGSETNEVYVYHKEISKPVTWHRFGSQEMEDADEDGGGSHFISAVCWKSDSPTMLTANSQGTIKVLVLAA; encoded by the exons ATGGAAGAATTCTCAACTGGTACCGACCCTCGTGTGCCGGCGGTCAAGCCGGACTCTAAGCCATCTTCCTTCGAGGGAGTTCCACTCGAAGCTGCCTCCGCTGCTGTTTCAGAAGATGCCGAGGTGGATAAGGACTTGCTGTGTCCGATTTGTATGCAGATAATTAAGGACGCCTTCCTCACGTCTTGCGGTCACAGCTTTTGCTACATGTGTATAATTACCCATCTTCGAAACAAGAGCGATTGCCCTTGTTGCTCTCAATTTCTCACTAATAATCAGCTTTTCCCCAATATTTTGCTCGATAAG CTTTTGAAGAAGACTTCAGCTCGTCAAATATCAAAAACTGCATCCCCTGTGGAACAGTTTCGTCAGGCGTTACAGCAG GGTTATGAGGTTACAATCAAGGAGCTGGACAGCCTTTTGTCCCTCCTTgcagagaagaagagaaaaatggaaCAGGAAGAAGCTGAGAGAAATATGAAAATACTGCTGGATTTCTTACACTGCTTAAGGAAGCAAAAAGTTGATGAACTAAATGAG GTACAAACTGATCTTCAGTTTATTAAAGAGGACATAAATTCTGTGGAGAGACATAGAATGGATTTGTATCGTGCAAGAGATAGATACTCTGTGAAATTGCGGATGGTTGGAGATGACTCTAGCACAAGAAAGCCATGGTCTTCATCCATGGACAAGAACAATAGTGGAATTGTCTCTAGTTCTCTAAATATCAGGGGAGGGATGCCTGCAGGGAATCTTCAAAACAAGAAAATAGATGGAAAGACACAGTTGAGTGGCCATGGTAGTCAGAGAAAAGATGCCTTAAGTGGAGCGGACTCACAAGGGTTCAATCAATCTGGTCTCTCTGTTGCAAGAAAAAAGCGGATTCATGCCCAG TTTAATGACCTACAAGAGTGTTACCTGCAAAAGCGACGTCAATTGGCAAACCAACTGCATATTAAGCAAGAAGGTGATAAAAATGTCATTCATAGAGAGGGTTATAATGCGGGTCTTGCAGATTTTCAGTCTGTGCTGAGTACTTTTACTCAATACAG TCGACTAAGAGTCATTGCTGAAGTGAGGCTTGGAGATCTCTTTCATTCAGCCAATATAGTATCAAG CATAGAATTTGACCGTGATGATGAGTTGTTCGCTACAGCTGGAGTGTCTCGGCGCATTAAGGTTTTTGATCTCTCAATG GTCCTAAATGAACCAGCGGATGTACACTGTCCTGTTGTGGAGATGTCCACACGTTCTAAACTAAGTTGCTTGAGTTGGAACAAGCATTGGAAGAATCATATAGCTAGTAGTGATTATGAGGGGATAGTAACCGTGTGGGATGTAACAACACGTCAG AGTCTAATGGAATATGAAGAACATGAAAAACGAGCATGGAGTGTTGATTTCTCACGGACAGACCCCTCAATGCTTGTATCTGGTAGTGATGATTGCAAG GTGAAAGTTTGGTGCACAAAGCAGGAGGCCAGCGTTATTAATATTGACATGAAAGCAAATATATGTTGTGTCAAGTATAATCCTGGATCTAGCGATTTCATTGCG GTTGGTTCAGCAGATCATCACATCCACTATTATGATTTAAGAAACATCAGTAGTCCACTTCATGTGTTCAGTGGGCACAAGAAAGCAGTCTCATATGTGAAATTCTTGTCTGAAAATGAACTTGCTTCTGCATCTACAGATAGCACACTAAGGTTATGGGATGTGAAGGAGAATTTGCCG CTTCGAACTTTTAAAGGCCATTCAAATGAGAAGAATTTCGTAGGCCTCACTGTAAACAGTGAATATATTGCATGCGGCAGCGAAACAAATGAAGTGTACGTGTACCACAAG GAAATATCGAAACCGGTAACATGGCATAGATTTGGTTCACAAGAGATGGAGGATGCAGATGAAGATGGGGGTGGATCGCACTTCATAAGTGCGGTGTGTTGGAAGAGCGATAGCCCTACCATGCTAACTGCTAACAGTCAGGGAACCATAAAAGTGCTAGTCCTTGCGGCTTGA
- the LOC107923209 gene encoding 1-aminocyclopropane-1-carboxylate oxidase, which translates to MATFPVINLEKLNGPERSRTMDKINDACENWGFFQVLNHGIPHDFLDTVERLTKEHYKKCMEQRFKELVASKALEGLQAEVTDMDWESTFFIRHLPQSNVTEIPDLTDEYRNMMKEFAVKLENLAEELLDLLCENLGLEKGYLKKAFNGSKGPTFGTKVSNYPPCPTPDKIKGLRAHTDAGGIILLFQDPIVGGLQILKNGEWVDVPPMRHSFVINLGDQLEVISNGRYRSVEHRVMTQTQGSRMSIASFYNPGSDAIIYPAPAVVENEAEEKKEWYPKFVFEDYMKLYAGMKFQAKEPRFEAMKATATA; encoded by the exons ATGGCAACTTTCCCAGTGATCAACTTGGAGAAGCTCAATGGTCCTGAGCGATCAAGAACCATGGACAAAATCAATGATGCCTGTGAAAACTGGGGCTTCTTTCAG GTGCTGAACCATGGAATACCCCATGATTTTCTGGATACTGTGGAAAGGTTGACAAAAGAGCATTACAAGAAGTGCATGGAGCAGAGGTTCAAGGAACTGGTAGCAAGCAAGGCCCTTGAGGGTCTCCAAGCTGAGGTCACTGATATGGACTGGGAGAGCACATTTTTCATACGCCATCTCCCTCAATCCAACGTGACTGAAATCCCAGATCTCACCGATGAATACAG GAACATGATGAAAGAATTCGCAGTGAAATTGGAGAACCTAGCCGAGGAACTGCTAGACTTGTTGTGCGAGAATCTTGGACTAGAGAAGGGATACCTGAAAAAGGCCTTCAATGGTTCAAAGGGTCCAACCTTTGGCACCAAAGTTAGCAACTATCCACCATGCCCCACACCAGACAAAATCAAGGGACTCCGCGCTCATACAGATGCTGGTGGCATAATCTTACTCTTCCAAGACCCCATAGTGGGCGGCCTCCAGATTCTTAAAAACGGAGAATGGGTGGATGTTCCCCCTATGCGTCACTCCTTTGTCATCAACCTCGGGGATCAGCTCGAG GTGATCAGCAATGGCAGATACAGGAGTGTGGAGCACCGTGTGATGACCCAAACCCAAGGGTCTCGCATGTCGATAGCTTCGTTTTACAACCCAGGTAGTGACGCCATTATCTACCCGGCACCAGCTGTGGTGGAGAATGAAGCAGAAGAGAAGAAGGAATGGTACCCTAAATTTGTGTTCGAAGATTATATGAAGCTATATGCTGGAATGAAATTCCAGGCCAAAGAACCAAGGTTTGAAGCCATGAAAGCCACTGCAACTGCTTAA
- the LOC107923254 gene encoding uncharacterized protein translates to MESRITKWKNLKQRLGLKAMWMGCCGATWNPRPRISTISILDEDEETPQSQQVITRTTTRFNVVNSATVPLLLARHHHQQQQAVPTPPTSASGMNLAMALAAERNLRGNNDNTNNVGPRPVQVKTLMRLIEETEGEDCWTQQEEQLNKKQRKEAVENEGGGGGGCDWMCCVCMERKKGAAFIPCGHAFCRVCSREVCLNRGSCPVCNRSILDILDIF, encoded by the coding sequence ATGGAGAGCAGAATAACCAAGTGGAAAAATCTGAAACAAAGGTTAGGTTTGAAGGCAATGTGGATGGGTTGCTGTGGAGCCACATGGAATCCCAGACCCAGAATTTCCACCATTTCAATCCTCGACGAAGATGAAGaaacacctcaatcacaacaagtCATTACCAGGACCACCACCCGATTCAATGTCGTAAACAGCGCCACCGTCCCCCTGTTGCTGGCCCGCCACCACCACCAACAACAGCAAGCGGTACCCACCCCGCCGACATCCGCCTCGGGGATGAACTTAGCAATGGCGCTGGCCGCGGAGCGTAATTTGCGGGGAAACAACGACAACACCAACAACGTGGGTCCCAGACCGGTTCAGGTAAAGACATTGATGAGATTGATTGAAGAAACGGAGGGTGAAGATTGTTGGACACAACAAGAAGAGCAACTGAATAAGAAGCAGAGGAAAGAGGCTGTGGAAAATGAAGGTGGAGGAGGAGGAGGCTGCGATTGGATGTGCTGCGTGTGCATGGAGAGGAAGAAAGGAGCGGCTTTTATTCCATGTGGGCACGCCTTTTGCAGGGTATGTTCCAGGGAAGTGTGCCTTAACCGTGGATCCTGCCCTGTTTGCAACCGTTCCATCCTGGATATTCTTGATATTTTCTAG